From the Cryptomeria japonica chromosome 2, Sugi_1.0, whole genome shotgun sequence genome, one window contains:
- the LOC131035163 gene encoding uncharacterized protein LOC131035163 isoform X1: protein MVVQTLGDSNLGAVFPSSNLCKDWSRRRCSKVWFMSLICGSAEAFFAGLLPVAVTAPPPPVRRAPRSFTTGRRVRRKTTSKLGGEGEAEEGVPEWFCGGDNGVIEGSGLGFGFGGGDYRGRGWSYWSGGGSGGGGGWDKDDSGRGEWGLNFLYQAACWFSLSHCLYFALKKVLRVVHNGVNDSSSGEASAPFACCSSAIKNLQVLHISPNCTSLSWHDQMMSSFSRLRF from the exons ATGGTTGTACAGACTCTGGGGGATTCGAACCTTGGCGCGGTTTTCCCGAGTTCTAACCTCTGCAAAGACTGGTCGCGGCGGCGCTGTTCAAAAGTATGGTTCATGTCGTTAATCTGCGGCTCGGCGGAGGCCTTCTTCGCTGGACTACTGCCTGTCGCCGTGACGGCGCCGCCGCCGCCTGTTCGTCGGGCGCCGCGATCGTTTACCACCGGCCGTAGGGTTCGACGGAAAACCACCTCCAAGCTTGGCGGAGAGGGCGAGGCGGAGGAGGGGGTTCCAGAGTGGTTTTGCGGAGGAGATAATGGGGTAATTGAAGGATCAGGGCTGGGGTTTGGCTTTGGCGGCGGGGATTATAGAGGAAGGGGGTGGTCATATTGGAGCGGCGGCGGGAGTGGCGGTGGCGGAGGGTGGGATAAGGATGATTCTGGGCGGGGTGAATGGGGTTTGAATTTTCTGTATCAGGCGGCCTGCTGGTTTTCTTTGTCGCATTGTCTGTATTTTGCGTTGAAGAAGGTTCTGCGTGTCGTTCACAATGGAGTCAATGATTCTTCTTCAGGGGAGGCTTCGGCACCCTTTGCATGTTGTTCCTCTGCGATCAAG AACTTGCAGGTTTTGCACATTTCACCAAATTGCACCAGTTTATCTTGGCATGATCAGATGATGTCGAGTTTTTCAAGGTTGAGATTTTAA
- the LOC131035163 gene encoding uncharacterized protein LOC131035163 isoform X2: MVVQTLGDSNLGAVFPSSNLCKDWSRRRCSKVWFMSLICGSAEAFFAGLLPVAVTAPPPPVRRAPRSFTTGRRVRRKTTSKLGGEGEAEEGVPEWFCGGDNGVIEGSGLGFGFGGGDYRGRGWSYWSGGGSGGGGGWDKDDSGRGEWGLNFLYQAACWFSLSHCLYFALKKVLRVVHNGVNDSSSGEASAPFACCSSAIKHCTHGFGECVEA; encoded by the exons ATGGTTGTACAGACTCTGGGGGATTCGAACCTTGGCGCGGTTTTCCCGAGTTCTAACCTCTGCAAAGACTGGTCGCGGCGGCGCTGTTCAAAAGTATGGTTCATGTCGTTAATCTGCGGCTCGGCGGAGGCCTTCTTCGCTGGACTACTGCCTGTCGCCGTGACGGCGCCGCCGCCGCCTGTTCGTCGGGCGCCGCGATCGTTTACCACCGGCCGTAGGGTTCGACGGAAAACCACCTCCAAGCTTGGCGGAGAGGGCGAGGCGGAGGAGGGGGTTCCAGAGTGGTTTTGCGGAGGAGATAATGGGGTAATTGAAGGATCAGGGCTGGGGTTTGGCTTTGGCGGCGGGGATTATAGAGGAAGGGGGTGGTCATATTGGAGCGGCGGCGGGAGTGGCGGTGGCGGAGGGTGGGATAAGGATGATTCTGGGCGGGGTGAATGGGGTTTGAATTTTCTGTATCAGGCGGCCTGCTGGTTTTCTTTGTCGCATTGTCTGTATTTTGCGTTGAAGAAGGTTCTGCGTGTCGTTCACAATGGAGTCAATGATTCTTCTTCAGGGGAGGCTTCGGCACCCTTTGCATGTTGTTCCTCTGCGATCAAG CATTGCACCCATGGTTTTGGAGAATGTGTTGAAGCCTGA